The DNA segment TGCTGCCGATCGCGCTTGCGGCCTGCGCCGGTGGCGATGAAAGCCGAAGCTTCAGTCTGTTTGGCGACAGCAAGGATCCGCCGCAATACGCCCCGACTAACTACCGCGCCGAGCTGCTGGCATTCCTGAGGACCTACCTCAACAATCCGGTCGGCGTGCGTGACGCTGCGCTGGGAGAGCCTGTCATGCGCGATGTCAACGGCAAGATGCGCTACATCACATGCCTGCGTTTTTCGGCGCGCGAGTCCGACGGCAGCTATCGCGAACCGCGCGAGAGGGCGGTGGTGTTCCTCAGCGGCCGGCTCGACCGCATGATCGAGAAAGGCGGCGAACTCTGCACGGGCGTCGTGATGTCGCCATTCCCCGAGATGGAAAAGATGACGCGGTAAGGCCGCCGGAACCGGCTTGGACACAATAAAAAACCGGCCGAAAAAAGCTCTCAAACCAGGCGGTTTCATCACATTTCGGCGAGTGGTGTTCCCGACGCTGAACCTTTGGGCCGCATCCAGAGACAAAATCGAAAGATTGCTGCGGAAAAGCAGCCGGACGCGGAACAAAACGCTGCGTGTTGCCACTGCAAAATCACGAAAAAGAACGTGTTTTGCGGTGCCACGAAGCAACCAAATTGACGCCACGTTGTTTGGTTGTTGTCGATCGATACGATAACGGGGAACTTCCATGAGAAAGATTCTGCTCGGCGCGGTCGCATGTGCGGTGTTTGCGGCTCCTGCCTTCGCAGCCGACATGCCGGCGCGGACCTACACCAAGGCTCCGGTGTATAAGGCGCCCGAGGTTATTTATAACTGGACCGGCTTTTATCTCGGCGGCCACATCGGCGGCGCGTTCCCGGGCGGCAACAACCTCCAGGGCAGCGATGCCCGCTTCCTCGGCGGCGTCCAGGGCGGCTTCGACTATCAGTTTGCCGGAAACTGGGTGATCGGTGCCGAGGCCCAGTATAGCTGGCTGACCGGCAACAGCGGCAATGGCGTCGTTTTCCCGGGCGGCACCGTCGTGACCGGCAACACCGACCAGTTAGGTTCGGTGACCGGCCGTCTCGGCTACGCCTTCGGGCCGACGCTGCTCTACGCCAAGGGTGGTTATGCCTGGCGCGGCAATGACAATCTTCTGGGCGTGGCCACCAACGGTACGCCGGTTGGCTTCACCACCG comes from the Bradyrhizobium erythrophlei genome and includes:
- a CDS encoding outer membrane protein, whose translation is MRKILLGAVACAVFAAPAFAADMPARTYTKAPVYKAPEVIYNWTGFYLGGHIGGAFPGGNNLQGSDARFLGGVQGGFDYQFAGNWVIGAEAQYSWLTGNSGNGVVFPGGTVVTGNTDQLGSVTGRLGYAFGPTLLYAKGGYAWRGNDNLLGVATNGTPVGFTTDGNHRDGYTVGAGVEYMFTPNWSIKGEYQYYNFGSTTFTSGPAPIIGSRFRDDEHTVKLGINYRFGWGGPVVAKY